One Desulfovibrio fairfieldensis genomic window carries:
- a CDS encoding AAA family ATPase, with product MLISFSGLPGVGKSSVARLLAQRIKAVWLRIDSLEQALVRSGVVDRDGLGPAGYYVGYALALDNLRLGLTVLADCVNPLALTRNAWRDVAFEAGAELLEVEFVCSDARAHQARVEARLCEVPGLLLPDWRAVREREYEVWERAPLVLDTAVLSPCEAVEAVCRAVRAVAASSRAR from the coding sequence GTGCTGATCAGCTTCAGCGGCTTGCCCGGCGTGGGTAAAAGCAGCGTGGCGCGACTTCTTGCCCAGCGGATCAAAGCCGTCTGGCTGCGCATTGATTCACTGGAGCAGGCTTTGGTCCGCTCCGGCGTTGTTGACCGGGATGGCCTGGGGCCAGCGGGCTATTATGTGGGCTATGCCCTGGCGTTGGATAATCTGCGGCTGGGCCTTACCGTACTGGCGGATTGCGTCAACCCGCTTGCCCTGACTCGCAATGCTTGGCGGGACGTAGCGTTTGAAGCGGGCGCGGAGCTGCTGGAAGTGGAATTTGTCTGCTCTGATGCGCGGGCGCATCAGGCACGGGTGGAAGCGCGGTTGTGCGAAGTTCCCGGTCTGCTTCTCCCCGACTGGCGGGCGGTACGGGAACGGGAATATGAGGTCTGGGAGCGCGCGCCCCTGGTGTTGGATACCGCCGTACTGTCGCCGTGCGAGGCTGTGGAGGCCGTTTGCCGCGCCGTGCGGGCTGTAGCGGCGTCTTCGCGGGCGCGTTGA
- a CDS encoding nickel-dependent hydrogenase large subunit, whose translation MAYEYTTQGYTVIDAGRRVVVDPVTRIEGHLRCEVNLDEQNVITNAVSCGTIFRGIEIILKGRDPRDAWAFVERICGVCTGTHALASVHAVENALGIDVPDNANIIRNMMQLCLMYHDHLVHMYHLAGLDWVDVVSASKGDPYETSALAQKLSPWPNSSPGYFKSVKDRLLKVIESGNLGIFTNGYWGHPAYKLSPEANLMVVAHYLEALDFQKDVIHIHTIFGGKNPHPNWLVGGVPCSLNINAYGAADVINQERLEYILQVIERCRVFAQQVVIPDTLALATFYKDWLGIGSGLSKLSVLAYGGIPDIANDFSDKSLLMPRGAIINGNFEEVLPVNLTDPDEIQESVNHSWYDYPLGKVGLHPFDGVTDPNYQPGPNIKGTPTDLKQVDEQARYSWLKTPLWRGNQMEVGPLARTLVGYAKKDDAIKGMVDDFCGRLGAPVSVLQSTLGRIAARSLELAWSAEKLRYFYDRLVTNLKNGNTSTANTKNWSPDTWPEGEVRGVGFTEAPRGALGHWIVIKNRKIERYQCIVPTTWNAAPRGPKGQLGAYEAALMGTHMDIPDQPLEILRTLHSFDPCLACATHIIGPDGKDLLTVRVDRSF comes from the coding sequence ATGGCCTACGAATATACCACGCAAGGATACACAGTCATTGACGCGGGCCGCCGCGTCGTGGTGGACCCGGTCACCCGCATTGAGGGCCATCTGCGCTGCGAGGTGAATCTGGACGAACAGAACGTCATCACCAACGCCGTGTCCTGCGGCACCATCTTCCGCGGCATCGAGATCATCCTCAAGGGCCGAGACCCCCGCGACGCCTGGGCTTTTGTGGAGCGCATCTGCGGCGTCTGCACCGGCACCCACGCCCTGGCCTCGGTGCATGCCGTGGAAAACGCCCTGGGCATCGACGTCCCGGACAACGCCAATATCATCCGCAATATGATGCAGCTCTGCCTGATGTACCATGACCATCTGGTGCACATGTACCATCTGGCGGGCCTGGACTGGGTGGATGTGGTCTCGGCCTCCAAGGGCGATCCATACGAGACCTCGGCCCTGGCCCAGAAGCTCTCGCCCTGGCCCAATTCCTCGCCGGGCTATTTCAAATCGGTCAAGGACCGGCTGCTCAAAGTCATCGAATCCGGCAATCTCGGCATCTTCACCAACGGCTACTGGGGTCATCCGGCCTACAAGCTGTCGCCCGAAGCCAATCTGATGGTGGTGGCCCACTATCTGGAAGCCCTGGACTTCCAGAAAGACGTCATTCACATCCACACCATTTTCGGCGGCAAAAATCCCCACCCCAACTGGCTGGTGGGCGGCGTGCCCTGTTCCCTCAACATCAACGCCTACGGCGCGGCCGACGTCATCAACCAGGAGCGCCTGGAATACATTCTTCAGGTCATCGAGCGCTGCCGGGTCTTCGCCCAGCAGGTGGTGATCCCCGATACCCTGGCCCTGGCCACTTTCTACAAGGACTGGCTCGGCATCGGCAGCGGTCTGTCCAAACTTTCGGTGCTGGCCTACGGCGGCATTCCGGACATCGCCAACGATTTCTCGGACAAGAGCCTGCTGATGCCGCGCGGCGCGATCATCAACGGCAACTTTGAGGAAGTCCTGCCCGTCAACCTCACGGACCCTGACGAAATTCAGGAGAGCGTCAATCACTCCTGGTACGACTACCCCCTGGGCAAGGTGGGCCTGCATCCCTTTGACGGCGTCACCGACCCCAACTATCAGCCCGGCCCGAACATCAAGGGCACGCCCACGGACCTCAAGCAGGTGGACGAACAGGCCCGCTATTCCTGGCTGAAAACCCCGCTCTGGCGCGGCAACCAGATGGAAGTGGGCCCCCTGGCCCGCACCCTAGTGGGCTACGCAAAAAAGGACGACGCCATCAAAGGCATGGTGGACGACTTCTGCGGCCGTCTGGGCGCGCCGGTCTCGGTGCTCCAGTCCACGCTGGGCCGCATCGCCGCCCGCTCCCTGGAGCTGGCCTGGTCCGCCGAAAAACTGCGCTACTTCTATGACCGGCTGGTGACCAACCTGAAAAACGGCAACACCTCCACGGCCAATACCAAAAACTGGAGCCCCGATACCTGGCCGGAAGGCGAGGTGCGCGGCGTGGGCTTTACCGAAGCCCCACGCGGCGCTCTGGGCCACTGGATCGTGATCAAGAACAGGAAGATCGAACGCTACCAGTGCATTGTGCCCACGACCTGGAATGCCGCCCCGCGCGGCCCCAAGGGCCAGCTGGGCGCATACGAGGCCGCGCTGATGGGAACCCACATGGATATTCCCGATCAGCCGCTGGAAATTCTGCGCACCCTGCACAGCTTCGACCCCTGTCTGGCCTGCGCCACCCATATCATCGGGCCCGACGGCAAGGACCTGCTGACCGTGCGCGTGGACCGGAGCTTCTGA
- a CDS encoding HyaD/HybD family hydrogenase maturation endopeptidase has product MEKTIILGLGNLLYGDEGFGVRLAQHLYAHWDFPPGVSVVDGGTQGQTLLTFVEEADSLLVLDAVDFGLEPGELTLREEVPAYVTAQKVGPHQNSFSEVLGLAALRGTQPRRCALLGVQPAAMTLGAHCSPEVERILPEAVNQALGLLRHWGIEAVRRPEPRHLSAPVLAEL; this is encoded by the coding sequence ATGGAAAAAACAATCATCCTGGGGCTCGGCAATCTCCTTTACGGCGACGAGGGCTTCGGCGTGCGCCTGGCGCAGCATCTGTACGCCCATTGGGATTTCCCGCCGGGCGTCAGCGTGGTGGACGGCGGCACGCAGGGCCAGACCCTGCTCACCTTCGTGGAGGAGGCGGACAGCCTGTTGGTGCTGGATGCCGTGGATTTCGGCCTTGAACCGGGCGAGCTGACCCTGCGGGAGGAAGTACCCGCCTATGTCACAGCGCAGAAAGTCGGCCCGCATCAGAACAGCTTTTCCGAAGTGCTGGGTCTGGCGGCCCTGCGCGGCACCCAGCCGCGACGCTGTGCCCTGCTGGGCGTGCAGCCGGCGGCCATGACCCTGGGCGCGCACTGCTCGCCGGAAGTGGAACGCATCCTGCCCGAGGCTGTGAACCAGGCCCTGGGCCTGCTCCGCCACTGGGGCATTGAAGCCGTCCGCCGCCCGGAGCCCCGCCATCTTTCGGCCCCGGTGCTGGCCGAACTCTGA
- a CDS encoding hydrogenase small subunit: MAHLETTAEMLRNRGVSRRDFLKFCAITSVALGLGPGSDLVMAEALSTKPRLPVLWINGLSCSCCTESFLRTAHPLATDIILAMIALDYQDTIMAAAGEQATAAYDEAISKYKGQYILAVEGNTPLNGQGMYCIDGGKPFMDKLARGVEHAKAVVAWGTCASWGCVQAASPNPTAATPLHKLFPNKPQLKVPGCPAIPEVMSAILAYIITYDRLPALDSQGRPEMFYGKRVHDQCYRRAHFDAGEYVESWDDEGARSGLCLYKMGCKGPTTYNACPATRWNNGVSFPIQSGHGCIGCSEQNFWDQGSFYDRITTIPHFGTNATAETVGVAAVAGVAAGVAVHGVASMIRHARCPEKKADTSASTTNTNDSNS, from the coding sequence ATGGCACATCTTGAGACAACCGCTGAAATGCTGCGCAACCGCGGCGTCAGCCGCCGGGATTTCCTGAAATTCTGCGCAATCACCAGCGTGGCGCTGGGGCTCGGCCCCGGCTCGGATTTGGTCATGGCCGAGGCGCTGTCCACCAAGCCGCGTCTTCCCGTGCTCTGGATCAACGGGCTTTCCTGCTCCTGCTGCACGGAATCCTTTTTGCGCACGGCCCACCCCCTGGCCACGGACATCATTCTGGCCATGATCGCCCTGGACTATCAGGACACCATCATGGCCGCCGCCGGCGAACAGGCCACGGCGGCCTATGACGAGGCCATCAGCAAATACAAGGGGCAGTACATTCTGGCCGTGGAAGGCAATACGCCCCTGAACGGCCAGGGCATGTACTGCATCGACGGCGGCAAGCCCTTTATGGACAAACTCGCGCGCGGCGTGGAACACGCCAAGGCCGTGGTTGCCTGGGGCACCTGCGCTTCCTGGGGCTGCGTCCAGGCTGCCAGCCCCAACCCCACGGCGGCCACGCCGCTGCACAAGCTCTTTCCCAACAAGCCCCAGCTCAAGGTGCCGGGCTGTCCGGCCATTCCGGAAGTCATGAGCGCCATTCTGGCCTATATCATCACCTATGACCGTCTGCCCGCGCTGGATTCCCAGGGGCGCCCGGAAATGTTCTACGGCAAACGCGTGCACGACCAGTGCTACCGCCGGGCCCACTTCGACGCCGGTGAATATGTGGAATCCTGGGATGACGAAGGCGCGCGTTCGGGCCTCTGCCTGTACAAGATGGGCTGCAAAGGCCCCACCACCTACAACGCCTGCCCGGCCACACGCTGGAACAACGGCGTGTCCTTCCCCATCCAGTCCGGGCACGGCTGCATCGGCTGTTCGGAACAGAACTTCTGGGATCAGGGCTCCTTCTACGACCGCATCACCACCATCCCGCACTTCGGCACCAACGCCACGGCCGAGACTGTGGGTGTGGCCGCCGTGGCCGGTGTGGCCGCCGGTGTGGCCGTGCACGGCGTTGCCAGCATGATCCGGCATGCCCGCTGCCCCGAAAAAAAGGCCGACACCAGCGCTTCAACCACCAATACCAACGACTCCAACAGCTAA
- the cybH gene encoding Ni/Fe-hydrogenase, b-type cytochrome subunit produces the protein MNNSDNVLEPVGKSAYVYQLPIRIWHWTMVACVSVLIVTGYIIGKPWLSVTGQPYDTFYMGYTRMAHFIAGFILIISTVLRYLYALIGNRYSRELVILPFWRKSWWGGLWSDIRWYLFLDKEPRVYVGHNPLAQAGMAVGMVFMLIIMLSGLGLYAQSAPQSPIFRPFLFMLDLMYWVGGNDQELRSLHRLGMLLLVTFVTVHIYMVIREEIMGKTTLVSTMISGFRERRRS, from the coding sequence ATGAACAACAGTGATAACGTGCTGGAGCCTGTGGGCAAGTCAGCCTATGTCTACCAGTTGCCCATCAGGATCTGGCACTGGACCATGGTCGCGTGCGTCAGCGTGCTGATCGTCACGGGCTACATTATCGGCAAACCCTGGCTTTCCGTCACCGGACAGCCTTACGATACCTTTTACATGGGCTATACCCGCATGGCCCACTTCATCGCCGGCTTCATCCTGATAATCAGTACGGTGCTGCGCTACCTCTACGCTCTGATCGGCAACAGGTACTCGCGGGAGCTGGTCATCCTGCCGTTCTGGCGTAAATCCTGGTGGGGCGGCCTGTGGAGCGACATCCGCTGGTATCTCTTCCTGGACAAGGAGCCCCGGGTCTATGTGGGACACAATCCCCTGGCCCAGGCGGGCATGGCCGTGGGCATGGTCTTCATGCTGATCATCATGCTCAGCGGTCTGGGCCTGTATGCCCAGAGCGCCCCCCAGTCACCCATCTTCAGGCCTTTCCTCTTCATGCTGGACCTGATGTACTGGGTGGGCGGCAATGATCAGGAGCTGCGCAGCCTGCACCGGCTGGGCATGTTGCTGCTGGTGACCTTCGTCACCGTGCACATCTATATGGTGATTCGTGAGGAAATCATGGGCAAGACCACCCTGGTTTCCACTATGATCAGCGGCTTCCGTGAGCGCCGCCGGAGCTGA
- a CDS encoding putative sulfate exporter family transporter encodes MANNNKLTEDSVALFIGCFVFILAALNLWGVDVLGWVLKTNMWTSMSDAFSVTNKGYAGISGIGSLLLTWAAMTAVLAVGIKSLGGNVGRFVVAFTIVFFIAEFFFMLGANAHIAATPNQQAKFGISWSIGLTTEAGFIVALIAGILISNVAPALADMLRDACRPELFVKIAIVVLGAELGVKAAGASGYAGHIIFRGLCAIVEAYLIYWATVYYIARKYFKFSREWAVPMASGISICGVSAAIATGSAIRARPVVPIMVSSLIVVFTCIEMLVLPFVAAFFLHNEPMVAGGWMGLAVKSDGGAIASGAITDALIRAKAMEAGIIWESGWITMVTTTVKIFIDIFIGVWAFVLAWVWAAKFDKTRGERTMTFGDVWARFPRFVLGYVGTFVIMLLICLQSKELADMGKSVISTLGPLRTIFFTLTFFTIGMVSNFRKLMEEGIGKLAVVYIICLFGFIIWIGLFISWAFFHGMTPPVMAG; translated from the coding sequence ATGGCAAACAACAACAAATTAACCGAAGACAGCGTAGCCCTCTTTATCGGCTGCTTCGTCTTCATCCTGGCCGCCCTGAACCTGTGGGGCGTCGACGTGTTGGGCTGGGTGCTCAAGACCAACATGTGGACGAGCATGAGCGATGCCTTCTCGGTGACCAACAAGGGCTATGCCGGCATCTCCGGCATCGGCTCGCTGTTGCTGACCTGGGCGGCCATGACCGCTGTGCTCGCCGTGGGCATCAAAAGCCTGGGCGGCAATGTGGGCCGCTTTGTGGTGGCCTTTACCATCGTCTTTTTTATCGCTGAATTTTTCTTCATGCTGGGCGCCAACGCCCACATCGCGGCCACGCCCAACCAGCAGGCCAAATTCGGCATTTCCTGGTCCATCGGCCTGACCACGGAAGCGGGCTTCATCGTTGCCCTGATCGCGGGCATCCTGATCAGCAACGTCGCCCCCGCTCTGGCCGACATGCTGCGTGACGCCTGCCGTCCCGAACTGTTCGTCAAAATCGCCATCGTGGTGCTCGGCGCTGAACTGGGCGTGAAGGCCGCCGGCGCTTCCGGTTATGCCGGCCACATCATCTTCCGCGGTCTCTGCGCCATTGTGGAAGCCTATCTGATCTACTGGGCCACTGTGTACTACATCGCCCGCAAATACTTCAAATTCAGCCGTGAATGGGCCGTGCCCATGGCTTCCGGCATCTCCATCTGCGGCGTGTCCGCCGCCATCGCCACGGGCAGCGCCATCCGCGCCCGGCCCGTGGTGCCGATCATGGTTTCCTCGCTGATCGTGGTCTTCACCTGCATTGAAATGCTGGTGCTGCCCTTCGTGGCCGCCTTCTTCCTGCACAACGAGCCCATGGTGGCCGGCGGCTGGATGGGCCTGGCGGTCAAGTCCGACGGCGGCGCCATCGCCAGCGGCGCCATCACCGACGCCCTGATCCGCGCCAAGGCCATGGAAGCCGGCATCATCTGGGAATCCGGCTGGATCACCATGGTCACGACCACAGTTAAAATCTTCATCGACATCTTCATCGGCGTGTGGGCCTTTGTGCTGGCCTGGGTCTGGGCAGCCAAGTTCGACAAGACCAGAGGCGAACGCACCATGACCTTCGGCGACGTGTGGGCCCGCTTCCCGCGCTTCGTGCTGGGCTATGTGGGCACCTTCGTGATTATGCTGCTGATCTGCCTGCAGTCCAAGGAGCTGGCCGACATGGGCAAGAGCGTCATCAGCACGCTCGGACCTCTGCGCACCATCTTCTTCACTCTGACCTTCTTCACCATCGGCATGGTTTCCAACTTCCGCAAGCTGATGGAGGAAGGCATCGGCAAACTGGCCGTCGTGTACATCATCTGCCTGTTCGGCTTTATTATCTGGATCGGTCTGTTCATCTCGTGGGCGTTCTTCCACGGCATGACGCCGCCTGTGATGGCCGGTTAA
- a CDS encoding molybdopterin dinucleotide binding domain-containing protein: MDDKKRNFLKKGALAAVGLGVFAAASLDTARRMVRGLREGTAGVPVADAENKNSLVPEYWMNPEGHAVPVKGQRVAFNQCWGCTTFCGVRLHIDEATDRVVRAAGNPYNPLSTSHQLPMSTPVSEALAALSARGDSGYAQRATVCGRGAAMLEANSNPFRITRCLKRAGKRGEGKWKSISFEQLVAEVVDGGDLFDEGHVDGLRAIREAKGPANPEMPEFGPQSNRLLLTYTTEDGREQIFLRRFGQASYGTKNFGKHGAYCGLSFRLGAGLFLNDLQAMPHTKPDFEHCEFVLFWGTAPSQAGNPFNRSARMLADARSGGKMRYAVIDPVLRLPVTSAARDRAQWVPIRPGMDSALALGMIRYILDNNRHDAAFLCHPTLAAARKAGEAGFSNATHLVRLSGKQAGALLRAADLGAVGVFAGADKNDAVVMSPDGRMLPAGACEQAALFYRGSLPLDGEQVEVASALQLLKEEADSRSLEEYSRLCGVPVQTITDLATRLTAHGKRAAVDVHGGMMSTSGVNAAFAVLTLNTLIGNINVKGGLSVGGGGYHKAALKGPRYDLLAFEGQSAPKGFPAIRCRAPYQKSTEFKKKVAAGENPYPSEYPWFPLTPPNMPAEHLLAHANGNPFKYKCWINWKGNALYGHGGLKQAMGKCLEDSRDLPLIIGIDTFHNETNAYADYLVPDPCMYELWGGFSGAWAGTLTPVSTARWPAVTPRQARSASGEPVCMELFIIEAAKRMGLPGFGDKAIRGADGTLHPLHTPQDFYLRHAANIAWFKNDVLPSPGAEDIALSGVRPILGDIRRILPPEEQGPVTFLYTRGGRFAPYDAAYRGEELGVKWEKALAVYNEDAGTAVNSRTGRPYRGTPCCLPPLLYDGRKLREVWTSAEYPLELISFKSSLINSYGVVSPRLMSIKGVNLVVLHPADAQKAGVRHGDRVRLVTPGGSAAAYASVGEMVMPGVVAVEHGFGHTGLGASDVEIDGVCTPARKSVAAGINLNDLVPPDPTRKGLSALAEHMGGPAARQGIPVRIEKV; this comes from the coding sequence ATGGATGACAAGAAACGGAATTTTTTGAAAAAAGGCGCGCTTGCCGCCGTGGGGCTGGGAGTTTTCGCCGCCGCCTCGCTGGATACGGCGCGGCGCATGGTGCGGGGCCTGCGCGAGGGCACAGCAGGCGTGCCTGTTGCCGACGCGGAAAACAAGAATTCCCTGGTTCCCGAATATTGGATGAATCCGGAAGGCCATGCCGTGCCGGTCAAGGGGCAGCGCGTGGCTTTCAACCAGTGCTGGGGCTGCACCACCTTCTGCGGCGTGCGCCTGCATATCGACGAGGCCACGGACCGTGTGGTGCGGGCTGCGGGCAATCCTTACAACCCCTTGTCCACCAGTCATCAGCTGCCCATGAGCACGCCCGTGAGCGAGGCTCTGGCCGCGCTCTCCGCGCGCGGCGACAGCGGCTACGCGCAGCGGGCCACGGTCTGCGGGCGCGGGGCGGCCATGCTGGAGGCCAACAGCAACCCTTTCCGGATCACCCGCTGCCTGAAGCGCGCGGGCAAACGCGGCGAGGGCAAGTGGAAGAGCATTTCCTTTGAGCAGCTGGTGGCGGAAGTGGTGGACGGCGGCGACCTCTTCGACGAAGGGCATGTGGACGGCCTGCGGGCCATCCGCGAAGCCAAGGGACCGGCCAATCCGGAAATGCCCGAATTCGGCCCGCAGTCCAACCGCCTTTTGCTGACCTACACCACGGAGGACGGCCGGGAGCAGATTTTTCTGCGCCGCTTCGGCCAGGCCTCCTACGGCACCAAGAATTTCGGCAAGCACGGCGCGTATTGCGGCCTGTCCTTCCGGCTGGGCGCGGGACTTTTTCTGAATGACCTTCAGGCCATGCCCCACACCAAACCCGATTTCGAGCACTGTGAATTCGTGCTGTTCTGGGGCACGGCACCTTCCCAGGCGGGCAATCCTTTCAACCGCTCGGCGCGGATGCTGGCGGACGCCCGCTCCGGGGGAAAAATGCGCTATGCGGTCATTGACCCCGTCCTACGCCTGCCCGTGACCAGCGCCGCGCGGGACCGGGCGCAATGGGTTCCGATCCGGCCGGGCATGGATTCAGCCCTGGCCCTGGGCATGATCCGTTATATCCTCGACAACAACCGCCATGACGCGGCCTTTTTGTGCCACCCCACACTGGCGGCCGCGCGCAAAGCCGGAGAGGCCGGATTTTCCAATGCCACGCATCTGGTGCGGCTTTCCGGCAAGCAGGCCGGGGCGCTGCTGCGGGCGGCCGATCTGGGCGCGGTGGGAGTCTTTGCCGGGGCCGACAAGAACGACGCCGTGGTCATGAGCCCGGACGGCCGCATGCTGCCCGCCGGGGCCTGTGAGCAGGCGGCCTTGTTTTACCGGGGTTCGCTGCCTCTGGACGGTGAACAGGTGGAAGTGGCCAGCGCGTTGCAACTGCTCAAGGAAGAGGCGGACAGCCGCAGCCTGGAAGAATATTCCCGCCTGTGCGGCGTGCCGGTGCAGACCATCACCGATCTGGCGACACGGCTGACAGCTCACGGCAAACGCGCGGCCGTGGATGTGCACGGCGGCATGATGAGCACTTCCGGCGTCAACGCCGCCTTTGCCGTGCTGACGCTGAATACCCTGATCGGCAATATCAACGTCAAAGGCGGCCTTTCCGTGGGCGGCGGGGGCTACCACAAGGCAGCCCTCAAAGGGCCGCGCTATGATTTGCTGGCCTTTGAAGGGCAGAGCGCGCCCAAGGGCTTTCCGGCTATCCGTTGCCGGGCACCGTACCAGAAGTCCACGGAGTTCAAAAAGAAGGTCGCGGCCGGTGAAAATCCGTATCCTTCGGAATATCCCTGGTTCCCCCTCACGCCGCCCAACATGCCCGCCGAACATCTGCTGGCGCATGCCAACGGCAATCCCTTCAAATACAAATGCTGGATCAACTGGAAGGGCAATGCGCTCTACGGCCACGGCGGGCTCAAACAGGCGATGGGCAAATGTCTGGAAGACTCCCGCGATCTGCCGCTGATTATCGGCATCGATACCTTTCATAATGAAACCAACGCCTATGCGGATTATCTGGTGCCCGATCCCTGCATGTACGAGCTCTGGGGCGGTTTTTCCGGAGCCTGGGCCGGTACGCTGACCCCGGTCTCCACGGCCCGCTGGCCCGCCGTGACGCCACGCCAGGCCCGGAGCGCCTCCGGCGAGCCGGTCTGTATGGAGCTGTTCATCATTGAGGCGGCCAAGCGCATGGGCCTGCCCGGTTTCGGGGACAAGGCCATCCGGGGCGCGGACGGCACGCTGCATCCGTTGCACACGCCGCAGGATTTTTATCTGCGGCATGCGGCGAATATCGCCTGGTTCAAAAACGACGTGCTGCCGTCCCCTGGGGCGGAGGATATCGCGCTTTCCGGGGTGCGGCCCATCCTGGGCGACATCCGGCGCATTCTGCCGCCCGAAGAGCAGGGGCCCGTCACCTTTCTCTACACCCGCGGCGGCAGGTTCGCGCCCTATGACGCGGCCTATCGGGGCGAGGAACTGGGCGTCAAATGGGAAAAGGCCCTGGCCGTCTACAACGAGGACGCGGGTACGGCCGTCAATTCCCGGACAGGCAGGCCGTATCGGGGCACGCCCTGCTGCCTGCCGCCTCTGCTGTATGACGGCCGGAAGCTGCGCGAGGTCTGGACCTCGGCGGAATATCCTCTGGAACTGATTTCCTTTAAATCCAGCCTGATCAATTCCTACGGCGTTGTGTCGCCCCGGCTTATGAGCATCAAGGGCGTCAACCTGGTGGTTTTGCATCCTGCCGATGCGCAAAAGGCGGGCGTCCGGCACGGCGACAGGGTGCGCTTGGTCACGCCGGGCGGCAGCGCGGCGGCCTATGCCAGTGTGGGGGAAATGGTCATGCCCGGCGTGGTGGCGGTGGAGCACGGTTTCGGGCATACGGGCTTGGGCGCCTCTGATGTGGAGATCGACGGCGTGTGCACCCCGGCCCGGAAAAGCGTGGCGGCGGGCATCAACCTCAATGACCTGGTGCCCCCCGATCCCACCCGCAAGGGCCTGTCCGCTCTGGCGGAACATATGGGCGGCCCGGCGGCCCGACAGGGCATACCGGTGCGTATCGAGAAGGTTTGA
- a CDS encoding DUF305 domain-containing protein has protein sequence MRKIYLSLLFLLLAAMPAQAMEQNMGGHDMAHDQNAYSDRVYLSGMIAHHEGAVQMSEVLLAAPKKQQDPQVAAWAKQIIKAQKEEIEQMKAWLKDAGGLDQQAYDAMRHDMQNMMHMYTSQNPNVQFVQQMLPHHGMAVTMTVPVLVHSQKADLLKLGQEIIEAQAAEMHAFRTWLNDRGDHNI, from the coding sequence ATGCGTAAAATATATTTGAGCCTTCTTTTCCTTCTTCTGGCAGCCATGCCCGCACAGGCGATGGAACAAAACATGGGCGGCCACGACATGGCCCACGACCAGAACGCGTATTCCGACAGGGTCTACCTTTCCGGCATGATCGCCCATCATGAAGGGGCTGTGCAGATGTCCGAAGTGCTGCTGGCCGCGCCCAAGAAACAGCAGGACCCGCAGGTGGCCGCCTGGGCCAAGCAGATCATCAAGGCCCAGAAAGAGGAAATCGAGCAGATGAAAGCCTGGCTCAAGGATGCGGGCGGGCTGGATCAGCAGGCGTATGATGCCATGCGCCATGATATGCAGAATATGATGCATATGTATACTTCCCAAAATCCCAATGTGCAGTTTGTGCAGCAGATGCTGCCCCACCACGGCATGGCGGTGACGATGACCGTGCCCGTGCTTGTGCATTCGCAGAAAGCGGATCTGCTCAAGCTGGGCCAGGAAATCATCGAAGCCCAGGCCGCGGAGATGCACGCCTTCAGAACCTGGCTCAACGACCGGGGCGATCACAACATCTAA